The Podospora pseudocomata strain CBS 415.72m chromosome 3, whole genome shotgun sequence genome window below encodes:
- a CDS encoding hypothetical protein (EggNog:ENOG503PWKX) — protein MFNLETTMPLHPSSKTLRPPSRPISRRPSLNNAPTTMSTTTATITTTTRKTHPSTLSRQQSSTLQRNQQSSDLLITTISPLVHTIHHFQQLAYHLCLNTLFALSILASASFVASKAVAYRSFLLSKILAESGVLAGRWVYAKVWNGQRSRLFRKRLEFEIFVLLFGSGNTILLLVLWPGWIVLGLAGVGWWLVNG, from the coding sequence ATGTTCAACCTCGAAACAACCATGCCtctccacccctcctccaaaaccctccGTCCACCATCCCGACCAATCTCTCGACGACCATCCCTCAACAACGCTCCCACAACCATGAGCACCacaaccgccaccatcaccaccaccacccgcaaaacccacccctccaccctctcaagGCAACaatcctccaccctccaaagaaaccaacaatcctccgacctcctcatcaccaccatctcccccctaGTCCACACAATCCACCACTTCCAGCAACTCGCCTACCACCTCtgcctcaacaccctcttcgccttatccatcctcgcctccgcctcctttgTGGCAAGCAAGGCCGTCGCCTACCGCTCTTTTCTCCTTTCCAAAATCTTGGCAGAGAGCGGTGTGCTAGCGGGCAGGTGGGTCTACGCCAAAGTCTGGAACGGGCAGAGGTCAAGGCTGTTCAGAAAGAGGCTCGAGTTTGAGATTTTTGTATTGCTGTTTGGGTCGGGGAACACTATCTTGCTGTTGGTCCTGTGGCCGGGGTGGATTGTGCTTGGATTAGCGGgcgtggggtggtggttggttaaTGGTtga
- a CDS encoding hypothetical protein (COG:J; EggNog:ENOG503NU7P), with translation MSDQTPTTSRFTAQNQTTNERLSHTTVGLVGLADFRKRRAEVLEQQEREAREAATAITRANNNSNVPTPPDRSQTGTPAAAVPVPSESETDRRHHQPPPKKKKKTTTKRAVKALVSFGDDDEENNQEEDGPQTTKPKSKNPTPESESDTKKIVNTSAPVIPKALTKAARLKEQAEKDALRKEFLILQAAVKQTEIAIPFVFYDGTNIPGGVVRVKKGDHIWLFLDKSRKVGAELGVGGDKNANARRDWARVGVDDLMLVRRGVIIPHHYDFYFFIMNKTLGPKGKRLFEYRAEAPLPAGDGAAAAATASGGVLKAGGNIRTLEGAGDDPEWTKVVDRRWYQRNKHIYPASVWQEFDPDVDYSKEIQRDTGGNAFFFSGTK, from the exons ATGTCCGaccaaacccccaccacctcccgctTCACCGCCCAAAACCAAACAACCAACGAGCGCCTCTCCCACACAACCGTCGGCCTCGTCGGCCTGGCCGACTTCCGCAAACGTCGCGCCGAAGTCCTTGAGCAGCAAGAGCGTGAAGCCCGCGaagccgccaccgccatcacccgCGCGAATAACAACAGCAACGTCCCAACGCCCCCCGACAGATCCCAAACCggcacccccgccgccgccgtccccgtccccagTGAGAGCGAAACcgaccgccgccaccaccaacctcccccgaaaaagaagaagaaaaccaccaccaagcgcGCAGTCAAGGCGTTGGTGTCATTcggagatgacgatgaggaaaacaatcaagaggaggatgggccacaaacaacaaaacccAAGTCGAAAAACCCGACCCCCGAGAGCGAGAGTGACACGAAGAAAATAGTCAACACCTCCGCCCCCGTCATCCCCAAAGCCCTGACCAAGGCAGCAAGATTAAAGGAACAAGCTGAAAAGGACGCCCTGAGGAAGGAGTTCCTGATCTTACAGGCGGCGGTGAAGCAGACGGAAATTGCGATCCCGTTTGTCTTCTATGATGGCACAAACATCCCCGGGGGTGTTGTCCGGGTGAAAAAGGGGGATCACATTTGGCTTTTCTTGGACAAGAGCAGGAAGGTGGGGGCAGagctgggagtgggaggggatAAGAATGCTAATGCGAGGAGGGATTGGGcgagggttggggtggatgatttgatgttggtgaggaggggggttattATTCCTCAT CATTACGACTTCTACTTCTTCATTATGAACAAGACTCTCGGCCCAAAAGGGAAGAGATTGTTTGAGTACAGAGCTGaggctcctcttcctgccGGGgacggtgctgctgctgctgcgacaGCAAGTGGTGGCGTTCTGAAGGCTGGTGGGAATATCAGAACGCtggagggggcgggtgaTGATCCAGAGTGGACAAAGGTTGTTGATCGGAGGTGGTACCAGCGCAACAAGCACATCTACCCGGCGAGTGTGTGGCAGGAGTTTGATCCTGACGTGGATTACTCCAAGGAGATCCAGCGGGACACTGGTGGAAatgcctttttcttttcggggACGAAATGA
- a CDS encoding hypothetical protein (EggNog:ENOG503NZIZ; COG:J), whose protein sequence is MQESKPPSIQMLSKKRKVLDDLEQPGRKSQAAPASQQSLNVAASDDSHFRHLYDRELDFKQLAEKDVDFAAVLQENGHLDFTEPKAVMQLTKTLLSLDFNLKLKLPDDRLCPPVPNRHNYILWLKELVDTSSYEPPGRPACGLDIGTGASCIYPLLGTTQRPSWRFVATDIDEKSLQYAKENVALNHLENRITVLGRQPEDTLIPLRGRESEKVFHIDFTMMNPPFYESEDDMLSSAQSKVRPPHSACTGAPVEMVCEGGEIAHISRMLEESLVLKEEVQWYTSMLGKARSVETLVDKLKANGIDNYAITEFIQGNKTRRWALGWSFGPMRPAEHVARVKTSGWKKVSPPVLAIEVLSLHPGRSIDHAITRINEVMRSLELLSWNWDTDARKGTGRTRENVWSRASRRKKMRDQSTSFSVLSSAAPGSDPVQCRLGFDVAVEMGVPTTTVTVHWREGHDAVMFESLAGFLQGKLKDLG, encoded by the exons ATGCAAGAATCCAAGCCACCATCTATCCAAATGTTGAGCAAAAAGAGGAAGGTACTGGATGATCTGGAACAACCCGGTCGCAAGTCCCAAGCAGCTCCTGCATCTCAACAGTCCCTCAACGTAGCGGCTTCAGATGATTCTCACTTTCGGCACCTGTATGATCGTGAGCTCGACTTCAAACAACTCGCCGAGAAAGATGTAGACTTTGCTGCTGT ACTCCAAGAAAATGGCCATCTCGATTTCACCGAGCCAAAGGCGGTCATGCAGCTCACCAAGACGCTGCTGTCACTCGACTTCAACCTGAAGCTGAAGCTGCCCGATGACAGACTGTGCCCTCCA GTGCCAAATCGACACAACTACATTTTATGGCTTAAGGAATTGGTGGACACCTCGTCGTACGAGCCACCAGGCCGACCAGCCTGCGGGCTCGACATTGGAACAGGCGCAAGCTGTATCTACCCCTTGCTGGGGACGACCCAGCGCCCATCGTGGCGTTTTGTTGCAACCG ACATCGATGAGAAGTCTTTGCAATATGCAAAGGAAAATGTCGCGTTAAACCATCTTGAAAACCGAATTACTGTGTTGGGGCGCCAACCAGAAGACACCCTGATTCCTCTCCGTGGCAGAGAAAGCGAGAAGGTCTTCCACATCGATTTCACCATGATGAACCCTCCTTTTTACGAGTCTGAGGACGATATGCTCTCTTCGGCGCAAAGTAAAGTACGTCCGCCACATTCGGCTTGCACTGGCGCACCTGTCGAGATGGTTTGTGAGGGTGGCGAAATTGCTCACATCAGTCGGATGTTAGAAGAGTCTCTGGTGCTGAAAGAGGAGGTTCAGTGGTACACCTCCATGCTAGGCAAGGCTAGAAGTGTCGAGACTTTGGttgacaagctcaaggccaaTGGAATAGACAACTACGCCATCACCGAGTTCATACAAGGGAACAAGACCAGACGATGGGCGCTTGGGTGGAGTTTCGGGCCGATGAGACCAGCAGAACATGTTGCCAGGGTGAAGACCAGCGGCTGGAAGAAAGTCTCGCCGCCAGTTTTGGCAATTGAGGTTTTGAGTCTGCATCCGGGGAGATCAATTGACCACGCCATCACGAGGATTAACGAGGTTATGCGGTCATTGGAGCTACTGTCGTGGAACTGGGACACAGACGCTAGAAAGGGAACAGGGAGGACAAGAGAAAATGTCTGGAGCCGGGCATCGAGGCGGAAGAAAATGCGAGACCAATCCACAAGCTTCTCCGTGTTGAGTTCAGCCGCGCCAGGATCTGATCCAGTGCAATGCCGGCTTGGATTTGACGTTGCCGTTGAGATGGGCGTCCCCACGACAACAGTAACAGTGCATTGGCGGGAAGGGCATGACGCCGTTATGTTTGAGAGCTTGGCGGGCTTTTTGCAGGGAAAATTGAAAGATTTGGGATAG
- a CDS encoding hypothetical protein (COG:O; EggNog:ENOG50KOG0741) → METDKHSLEVREGNPPAPANGEECKAPVEGNPKAAATDKKTGERVAGKPKDKKKTEKKSSKAKRKKKADALPSSDESATDDDTSESDSASDRDDSSSESESESKKKRVTKKRHEASRSKRKSRSKKSKKPVTSEESSSSSGESDSDASKAETEDCSEDEMSPREAVKQMHLLVAQAQQLAQQQQHLSLGVPLSSSQGMQFQRQNAMPYSFNPSRQYNNDDYDGGAPPSFNPPRSSRRGPRFGQTPGGRGNYGLGDLDAGLSNLLDPNLLRDGKRPTKDKKERKKQKKKEEAAKLNYKRVDQVWDSSIHNYKLQDTAEGSVDSQYHDFLFHVRRTFDWEGKYKATIVDIKSKLLRECLQDVMGNVKGVSLVESTPKLDPNLLFLYLDDLKTALKGLKRRTCKGAKRDLKKEQKRLDDKRKHLKVLIKYLDKDYAEVKKSLYPMLKNGLITFDLLWALWKPNTLAFAHTYSSPDEPRVFKVEIAEKHSSFMKGDYYYLEGKYFEYDGKQFGYGSVSEEIMEFRGARKITSLNCYPLSYHKNEARVREELVERGKKFVGLAGVYYKSHQGMAYYKKKKGVVKVNINGRIMVDPAIHRRINPNYPISMVRPKDHDRYSDDECSDESDCSGCGSDDEEEAFKRNARLYRTKRSGPPENNMGEKLEKVSAQNDEVGEETKDGEEAENKEVPATGSKDAKKIPEFSEEDYLIASPVVLGFSFAEKLWLEFTVSGVKEIQWNETAYDSLVLESKTKDIVKALVESHKYHAAESIDDVIQGKGRGLVAVLHGPPGTGKTLTAEGISELLKCPLYMVSAGELGTDSRFLETELQKILDICHAWGAILLLDEADVFLEKRNMHDIHRNALVSIFLKQVEYVQNILILTTNRVETFDDAFQSRIHIALRYGNLEQKARKAIFKIFIDRVRAHEGSKLGPFTDSDYESLSRKELNGRQIKNTVRTAQALAVNKGEPLCMSHIRQVLEVQANFDRDLKGGTGYQDAMRSYF, encoded by the exons ATGGAAACAGACAAGCACTCGCTTGAGGTGCGCGAGGGGAATCCGCCAGCCCCTGCTAACGGTGAGGAATGCAAGGCCCCAGTCGAAGGCAACCCCAAGGCAGCTGCCACAGACAAGAAAACCGGCGAGCGAGTGGCTGGCAAGCcaaaggacaagaagaagaccgagAAGAAGTCGTCGAAAGCCAagcggaagaagaaggctgatgCCTTGCCGTCCTCCGACGAGAGCGCCACCGATGATGACACCAGCGAATCTGACTCCGCCTCGGACCGTGACGATAGCTCCTCTGAGTCCGAGAGcgagtccaagaagaagcgggtGACAAAGAAGCGACACGAGGCTAGTAGGTCCAAGAGAAAGTCACGAAGCAAGAAGTCCAAAAAGCCTGTCACATCGGAGGagtcctcgtcttcatccgGCGAATCTGACTCTGATGCTTCCAAAGCCGAAACCGAGGATTGTTCTGAGGACGAGATGAGCCCACGAGAGGCGGTGAAACAGATGCACCTTCTTGTGGCGCAAGCGCAACAAttggcgcagcagcagcaacacctgTCACTCGGTGTGCCCCTGTCTTCATCTCAAGGCATGCAGTTCCAGAGACAGAACGCCATGCCTTATTCTTTTAACCCTTCACGTCAGTATAACAACGACGACTATGACGGCGGTGCGCCCCCGAGCTTCAATCCTCCTCGCAGTTCCAGGAGAGGGCCTCGTTTCGGCCAAACTCCTGGCGGGAGAGGCAACTATGGTCTGGGAGATCTGGACGCCGGCCTTTCTAATCTCCTGGACCCCAACCTTCTCCGTGACGGCAAGCGTCCGACCAAGGACaaaaaggagagaaagaagcagaagaagaaggaggaggcggcaaAGCTCAACTACAAGCGGGTTGACCAGGTTTGGGACAGCTCGATTCACAACTACAAGCTCCAGGACACGGCCGAGGGTTCGGTTGACTCGCAGTATCATGATTTTCTGTTTCATGTGCGCAGAACTTTTGATTGGGAGGGCAAGTATAAGGCTACCATTGTCGACATCAAGAGTAAACTCCTACGCGAGTGCTTGCAAGATGTCATGGGCAATGTTAAAGGCGTGTCATTGGTGGAGAGCACACCCAAGCTGGACCCCAATCTACTTTTTCT CTATCTCGATGATTTGAAGACGGCTCTGAAGGGCCTTAAACGGCGTACTTGCAAGGGTGCCAAGCGGGATCTTaagaaggagcagaagcgTCTGGATGATAAGCGCAAACACCTGAAGGTCCTGATTAAGTACCTCGACAAGGACTATGCGGAGGTCAAGAAGAG TCTGTACCCGATGCTGAAGAACGGACTCATCACCTTTGACCTGCTCTGGGCCCTCTGGAAGCCCAACACTCTTGCTTTCGCCCACACCTACAGTTCGCCGGACGAGCCTCGCGTGTTCAAGGTAGAGATCGCAGAGAAACACTCCTCGTTCATGAAAGGCGACTACTATTACTTGGAGGGTAAGTATTTCGAGTATGACGGCAAGCAGTTTGGTTACGGAAGCGTCTCGGAGGAGATTATGGAGTTTAGAGGCGCTCGCAAGATCACCAGCTTGAATTGCTATCCGCTCAGCTACCACAAGAACGAAGCCAGGGTGCgcgaggagctggtggagcgAGGCAAGAAGTTCGTCGGCCTGGCTGGTGTGTACTACAAGAGTCATCAGGGCATGGCGTActacaagaagaagaagggagtTGTCAAGGTCAATATCAATGGCCGGATCATGGTCGACCCTGCTATTCACAGGAGGATCAATCCCAACTACCCGATTTCGATGGTGCGGCCAAAGGACCACGACAGGTACTCGGACGATGAGTGCTCTGATGAGTCGGACTGTAGTGGATGTGGCtctgatgacgaggaggaagcgtTCAAGCGCAACGCTCGTCTTTATAGAACCAAGCGGAGCGGCCCTCCTGAGAACAACATGGGGGAGAAGCTGGAAAAGGTCTCGGCGCAGAATGATGAGGTCGGTGAAGAGACcaaagatggagaggaggcggagaacAAGGAGGTACCGGCAACTGGTTCCAAGGACGCCAAAAAAATTCCCGAGTTCAGCGAGGAGGACTACTTGATTGCCTCTCCCGTGGTGCTTGGGTTTTCGTTTGCGGAAAAGCTGTGGCTTGAGTTTACCGTTTCTGGTGTCAAGGAGATTCAGTGGAACGAAACGGCGTATGACTCGCTGGTGCTCGAGTCCAAGACCAAAGACATAGTCAAGGCGTTGGTCGAGTCTCACAAGTACCATGCGGCCGAGAGTATCGACGATGTCATCCAAGGCAAGGGAAGAGGCCTGGTCG CTGTTCTTCATGGTCCGCCTGGTACTGGCAAGACTTTGACAGCCGAGGGCATCTCAGAACTGCTCAAGTGTCCGCTCTACATGGTTTCGGCGGGCGAGCTGGGCACCGATTCTCGCTTCCTCGAGACCGAGTTACAAAAGATTCTCGACATTTGCCACGCCTGGGGCGCCATCCTCCTGCTCGACGAAGCGGACGTCTTCCTCGAGAAGAGGAACATGCACGACATTCACCGCAATGCTTTGGTGTCGATATTCCTCAAGCAGGTTGAATACGTGCAGAAcattctcatcctcactACGAACCGTGTAGAG ACATTTGATGACGCCTTCCAATCCCGCATTCACATTGCCCTTCGCTACGGCAACCTCGAACAAAAGGCCAGGAAGGCCATCTTCAAGATTTTCATCGACCGCGTTCGTGCTCACGAGGGCAGCAAGCTTGGGCCGTTCACCGATAGCGATTACGAAAGTCTTTCCCGGAAGGAGCTGAACGGGAGGCAGATCAAGAACACGGTCAGGACGGCGCAGGCGCTGGCGGTTAACAAGGGCGAGCCCTTGTGTATGAGCCATATCCGGCAGGTCTTGGAGGTACAGGCAAACTTTGACCGGGATCTGAAGGGCGGGACGGGGTATCAGGACGCGATGAGGAGTTATTTCTAA
- a CDS encoding hypothetical protein (EggNog:ENOG503PZQR; COG:S): MKLTLSALTLALAALPELALAGFAASCTWSWQEPKYVVANCKKKDGSNFRTRQDMNLCVGVDNWTGRLISQNTGNAFLECWDTHKDGNTGIRSTCWDYTEADVVSTVNIDAYMQNLDGWLWCHGHRSAPY; the protein is encoded by the exons ATGAAGCTCACCCTCTcagccctcaccctcgccctcgcggCCCTCCCCGAGCTCGCCTTGGCCGGGTTCGCGGCCTCGTGCACCTGGTCGTGGCAGGAGCCCAAATACGTCGTGGCCAactgcaagaagaaggacgggAGCAACTTCCGGACGAGGCAGGACATGAATttgtgtgtgggtgttgacAATTGGACCGGGAGGCTCATCTCGCAGAATAC gggcaacGCCTTCCTTGAATGCTGGGACACGCACAAGGACGGGAACACGGGGATCAGGTCTACTTGCTGGGATTATACCGAGGCGGATGTTGTTAGTACTGTGAATATTG ATGCCTACATGCAGAATTTggatgggtggttgtggtgccATGGGCATCGGAGTGCGCCTTATtag
- a CDS encoding hypothetical protein (COG:E; EggNog:ENOG503NWD1), with the protein MAPSAIETQTPVVPIVTKGAAATTERPAPLKLTGLLDQFESSEVTPVIGKEFPKANLVEWLNAPNSDDLLRELAITISQRGVVFFRAQDELTNELQKKLILRLGELTGRPATSGLHIHPLLNSERELGGDDPEISTISSIQNKKFYACGAIADELSPKKQSTGQWHSDIAFEPVPADYTSLRLVELPTTGGDTLWASGYELYDRLSEPYQKFLESLTVTFQQPGFNRVAEAAGFKLYDKPRGAPENIGTELKAVHPVIRTNPVTGWKSLFPVGGHVKHINGVTEEESKALLTWFLDLVYKNHDLTVRLQWKNKNDIAIWDNRSTFHTATFDYLGGEYGERFGNRAVGLGEKPYLDPNSTGRREALAREKGQQ; encoded by the coding sequence ATGGCTCCCTCCGCAATTGAGACTCAAACCCCTGTGGTGCCCATCGTCACCAAgggcgccgccgccaccaccgagagACCGGCTCCCCTCAAGCTGACCGGCCTGCTTGATCAGTTCGAGTCCTCCGAGGTCACTCCTGTCATTGGCAAGGAGTTCCCCAAGGCCAACCTGGTCGAGTGGCTCAACGCCCCCAACTCAgacgacctcctccgcgagcttgccatcaccatctcgcAGCGTGGCGTTGTCTTCTTCCGCGCCCAAGACGAGCTCACCAACGAGCTCCAGAAGAAGCTCATCCTTCGCCTCGGCGAGCTCACCGGCCGCCCCGCCACCTCCGGTCTTCACATCCACCCTCTGCTCAACTCTGAGCGTGAGCTCGGCGGCGACGACCCGGAGATCagcaccatctcctccatccaaAACAAGAAGTTCTACGCCTGCGGTGCCATCGCCGACGAGCTCTCCCCCAAGAAGCAATCCACAGGCCAATGGCACTCCGACATTGCCTTTGAGCCAGTCCCCGCGGACtacacctccctccgcctcgtcgagctccccaccaccggcggCGACACTCTCTGGGCCTCGGGCTACGAGCTCTACGACCGCCTCTCGGAGCCCTACCAAAAGTTCCTCGAGTCCCTGACCGTCACCTTCCAACAGCCCGGCTTCAACAGGGTCGCCGAGGCAGCCGGCTTCAAGCTCTACGACAAGCCCCGCGGCGCGCCCGAGAACATTGGAACCGAGCTCAAGGCTGTCCACCCCGTCATCAGGACCAATCCTGTGACCGGATGGAAGTCTCTCTTCCCCGTCGGCGGGCACGTCAAGCACATTAACGGAGTTACCGAGGAGGAGTCCAAGGCGCTGTTGACGTGGTTTTTGGACTTGGTGTACAAGAACCATGACTTGACTGTGAGGCTGCAGTGGAAGAACAAGAATGATATTGCGATTTGGGACAACAGGAGCACGTTCCATACTGCTACTTTTGATTACCTTGGTGGGGAGTATGGGGAGCGGTTTGGCAACAGGGCtgtgggcttgggggagaAGCCGTATTTGGATCCTAATAGtactgggaggagggaggcgttggCCAGGGAGAAAGGGCAGCAGTAG
- a CDS encoding hypothetical protein (EggNog:ENOG503NVM3; COG:G) has protein sequence MATVLTRGKALTRATAHGSEFEKKDFDASSTSVASIPPLGEPIERKKHFWQRSKPYDSEAIATLPSVFDDPETAEKYQPPAEWENTHRFDPLARWTWGEENKLIRKIDWRIMVWACIMFMALELDRANIGQALTDNFLPELKMNTNDYNLGNTVFKLSFLCAELPSQLVSKWVGPDRWIPTQMVLWSIVASAQFWLSGRTSFLVCRALLGMLQGGFIPDIILYLSYFYKHAELTIRLGYFWTAMSIADILSALLAQGLLRMRGVEGHAGWRWLFLIEGLLTLIIGIMAFLLMPAGPCQTASWFRGKGKEGWFNEREEVIMVNRVLREDPSKSDMHNRERITVGLLWKSLKDYDLWPLYALGLVFQIPFVPVGQYLTLSLRGLGFDTFQANLLTIPYTVGHMITMLAVAYAAEKFSNLTALSVTSQIWGLPFLIFFNVADLANTNRWVIYAVTTLLLSFPNPHPIQVAWNSRNANSVRSRTISAAVYNMAVQTSGIISSNIYREDDRASLYKRGNRQLLAILCMNIVVYALVKVYYVWKNKSRDKKWAAMTEEQRLDYLATTKDEGNKRLDFRFEH, from the exons ATGGCGACCGTTCTCACTCGAGGGAAGGCCCTGACCCGAGCCACTGCGCACGGAAGCGAatttgagaagaaggatttcgatgcctcctccacatccgtCGCCTCTATTCCACCTCTAGGGGAGCCCATCGAGCGAAAGAAGCACTTCTGGCAGCGCAGCAAGCCATATGACTCGGAAGCCATCGCAACACTTCCTAGTGTCTTTGACGATCCAGAGACGGCTGAGAAATACCAACCGCCAGCAGAATG GGAAAATACCCACCGCTTCGATCCCCTCGCAAGATGGACTTGGGGGGAAGAAAACAAACTGATCCGGAAGATCGATTGGCGCATCATGGTCTGGGCCTGCATCATGTTCATGGCTCTGGAGCTTGACCGTGCCAACATCGGTCAAGCCTTGACGGATAACTTCCTCCCCGAGCTAAAAATGAACACCAACG ACTACAACCTGGGCAATACTGTCTTCAAGCTTTCCTTCCTCTGCGCAGAATTGCCTTCTCAGCTGGTTTCGAAATGGGTCGGACCCGACCGATGGATTCCAACCCAGATGGTCTTGTGGTCCATCGTTGCCAGCGCCCAGTTCTGGCTTAGTGGTCGTACCTCTTTCCTTGTTTGCCGTGCACTGCTGGGCATGCTTCAAGGCGGCTTCATCCCTGAT ATCATCCTCTACCTGTCATACTTTTACAAGCATGCCGAGCTCACCATCCGTCTCGGTTACTTTTGGACCGCAATGAGCATTGCCGATATCCTTTCGGCACTCTTGGCTCAAGGTCTCCTGCGTATGCGTGGTGTCGAGGGTCATGCAGGCTGGAGGTGGCTGTTCCTGATCGAGGGCTTGCTGACTCTGATCATCGGTATCATGGCGTTCCTCTTGATGCCTGCCGGTCCTTGCCAGACTGCTTCCTGGTTCCGAGGCAAGGGTAAGGAAGGCTGGTTCAacgagagggaggaagtgATCATGGTGAACCGGGTGCTGCGCGAGGATCCCAGCAAGTCGGATATGCACAACCGAGAGCGGATTACCGTCGGGTTGTTGTGGAAGAGCCTGAAGGATTATGACTTGTG GCCACTTTATGCGCTGGGTCTCGTCTTCCAGATCCCCTTTGTGCCTGTTGGGCAGTATCTGACTCTTTCCCTGAGAGGTCTGGGCTTCGATACCTTCCAGGCCAACCTCTTGACGATCCCTTACACCGTGGGCCACATGATCAccatgttggcggtggcatACGCAGCCGAAAAGTTCAGCAACCTGACAGCGCTATCTGTCACCAGTCAGATCTGGGGTCTGCcgttcttgatcttcttcaacGTTGCCGACcttgccaacaccaaccgcTGGGTAATCTACGCCGTGACGACACTGCTGCTGTCGTTCCCGAACCCCCATCCTATCCAGGTAGCGTGGAATTCTCGAAACGCGAACTCGGTTCGGTCTCGTACCATCTCGGCTGCCGTGTACAACATGGCGGTTCAGACGTCGGGCATCATCTCCTCGAATATCTACCGAGAGGATGATCGAGCGTCGCTGTATAAGCGTGGTAACCGACAGCTACTCGCGATTCTGTGCATGAACATTGTTGTCTATGCGCTGGTGAAGGTGTACTATGTCTGGAAGAACAAGTCGAGGGATAAGAAGTGGGCTGCCATGACGGAGGAGCAGAGACTCGATTATCTGGCCACCACGAAGGATGAGGGTAACAAGAGGTTGGACTTTAGATTCGAGCACTAG
- the RKI1 gene encoding ribose-5-phosphate isomerase rki1 (EggNog:ENOG503NWRM; COG:G; BUSCO:EOG092641UM), with translation MGDCTHMNKHHHLLLRGASSLTVSLCKRSGPTHLPPARPLFPSSGAGGTTTAAAIVSNFFSRHHHSILTSPHHHLPKTARMSTTTPSPVDLIEQSKRLAAFQSVTAHLVPFPSRTRIGIGSGSTVIYVVEAITTLVPPTTLSTMTFYPTGAQSEQLIESAGLNLQYINKLPPGTLLDVCFDGADEVDPSLNLIKGGGACLWQEKIVATSSKKFVCVADFRKMSPALGTMWKKGIPIEVLPLAANRVLGELERMGSLGPKVRPGLPGKAGAVVTDNGMWIVDAPFRPLRVEGTSDKEKGEWQVDELADALIKIPGVAEIGLFYGKNGNQAGEGGAQKPVEAYFGMEDGSVKVLSA, from the exons ATGGGTGA CTGTACTCACATGAATAAGCAccatcaccttctcctccgagGCGCCTCATCCTTAACCGTCTCCCTCTGCAAAAGAAGTGGAccaacccacctcccaccagcAAGACCGTTGTTCCCATCCTCCGGAGCCGGCGGGACgacaaccgccgccgccatagTATCCAATTTTTTCTCCCGGCATCATCACTCAATCTTgacctcacctcaccaccacctccccaaaaccgccagaatgtccaccaccaccccctccccagtcgACCTAATCGAACAATCCAAACgcctcgccgccttccaaTCCGTCACCGCCCACctcgtccccttcccatcccgcACccgcatcggcatcggctCCGGCTCAACAGTAATCTACGTAGTAGAAgcaatcaccaccctcgtcccccccaccaccctctccacaaTGACCTTCTACCCAACCGGCGCCCAATCCGAACAGCTCATCGAATCCGCCGGTCTCAACCTCCAGTacatcaacaagctccccCCCGGCACCCTCCTAGACGTCTGTTTCGACGGCGCAGACGAAGTAGAccccagcctcaacctcatcaaaGGAGGCGGCGCCTGCCTCTGGCAGGAAAAAATCGtcgccaccagcagcaagaagtTTGTTTGCGTGGCGGACTTCAGGAAGATGAGCCCTGCGTTGGGGACAATGTGGAAAAAGGGGATTCCGATCGAGGTGCTGCCTTTGGCGGCGAACAGGGTTTTGggagagctggagaggatggggagtttggggccGAAGGTTAGGCCAGGTTTGCCAGGGaaggcgggggcggtggtgacggaTAATGGGATGTGGATTGTTGATGCGCCGTTTAGGCCGCTCAGGGTGGAGGGGACGAgtgacaaggagaagggggagtggcaggttgatgagctggctgATGCGTTGATCAAGATTCCGGGGGTGGCGGAGATTGGGTTGTTTTATGGGAAGAATGGGAATcaggcgggggaggggggcgcgCAGAAGCCGGTGGAGGCGTAttttgggatggaggatgggagtGTGAAGGTGTTGAGCGCTTGA